The Trinickia acidisoli genome includes a window with the following:
- a CDS encoding LysR substrate-binding domain-containing protein produces MQKRSHLPPLQTLRAFETAVRLASFTRAADELALTQGAVSQHVRALEAKLGVSLFVRERGGAVPTQQAHALALQIRQGLNVLERAFDAPMRKHKNAGMRDRAREPVQLTISVLPPFADRWLAPRLGRFARKHPHIELSLRKETTLARLNGHDGVDVALRYGPGTWPGVQAERFMEEEIFPVMSPRYRDGARPRRFADLAHCTLLKHRYQPWEPWFQAVGLDLTEPRGAPVFDDAGKLLDAASDGRGIALARASLVERELAEGRLVRLWKRRVTDIYAHFVVWRADSPKHEAIDALRRWLREEVIRRAG; encoded by the coding sequence ATGCAAAAACGCTCTCATCTCCCGCCACTTCAGACGTTGCGTGCGTTCGAGACGGCGGTGCGCTTGGCAAGCTTCACGCGCGCAGCCGATGAACTCGCGCTGACCCAAGGCGCTGTCAGTCAGCACGTGCGCGCATTGGAGGCGAAGCTAGGCGTGTCGCTGTTCGTGCGCGAGCGCGGCGGCGCGGTGCCGACACAGCAAGCGCACGCCCTCGCGTTGCAAATCCGCCAAGGGTTGAATGTGCTCGAGCGTGCGTTCGATGCGCCGATGCGTAAGCACAAGAACGCCGGCATGCGCGACCGTGCGCGCGAACCCGTGCAACTGACCATCAGCGTGCTGCCGCCGTTTGCCGATCGCTGGCTTGCGCCTCGGCTGGGACGGTTCGCGCGGAAACATCCGCATATCGAACTGTCGCTTCGCAAGGAAACGACGCTCGCGCGGTTGAACGGGCACGACGGCGTTGACGTGGCGCTGCGCTATGGTCCCGGCACGTGGCCGGGCGTGCAAGCCGAGCGTTTCATGGAAGAGGAGATTTTTCCGGTGATGAGCCCACGCTATCGCGACGGCGCGCGTCCTCGCCGGTTCGCCGATCTCGCGCATTGCACGCTGCTCAAGCATCGGTATCAACCGTGGGAGCCTTGGTTTCAGGCGGTCGGCCTCGACTTGACGGAGCCGCGCGGCGCCCCGGTGTTCGACGACGCGGGCAAGCTGCTCGACGCCGCATCGGATGGCCGCGGAATCGCGCTCGCTCGCGCATCGCTCGTCGAGCGAGAATTGGCTGAAGGGCGCCTCGTGCGTCTTTGGAAGCGCCGCGTCACCGACATCTACGCGCATTTCGTCGTGTGGCGCGCGGACAGTCCGAAACACGAAGCCATCGACGCATTACGTCGATGGCTGCGCGAAGAGGTTATTCGTCGTGCCGGCTGA
- a CDS encoding HigA family addiction module antitoxin — protein sequence MADTDNIHPGAIVRQLCLERFNLSVTEGAAVLGVSRQALTNLLSGKAGISPEMALRLDKAFGGSAETWLQRQLVHDLAKARKRLDDLDVVSMAQQRQRALF from the coding sequence ATGGCCGATACCGACAACATCCATCCCGGCGCGATCGTGCGCCAGCTCTGCCTAGAGCGATTCAATTTGAGCGTGACCGAAGGCGCGGCGGTGCTCGGCGTGAGCCGCCAGGCACTGACGAACCTGCTCAGCGGCAAGGCCGGCATTTCGCCCGAGATGGCGCTGCGCCTGGACAAAGCCTTCGGCGGCAGTGCCGAAACCTGGTTGCAACGGCAGTTGGTGCACGATCTCGCCAAAGCGCGCAAGCGCCTCGACGACCTCGACGTCGTTTCGATGGCTCAGCAGCGTCAACGGGCGTTGTTCTGA
- a CDS encoding DUF3857 domain-containing transglutaminase family protein produces the protein MTMLSRCRWLPAMVRFVAPLLLFVAAGASRAADAGAAPATIESDVHRFIVAHDGSVVEDDDATLRVDTVAGVDAIAQRYVWFNKDIEHIDALSAESIDPQGGVHPVGPDAIRDVEEPRAAGAPTFEDGVLRTVIFPGIEPGWRERLTFRKSRKAAQPGMFEYFAVPDREPVLDQRLIFDLPANMPLYADARGYVARAPVTDHGRTRYEFDYRHGPFARIEHGAVGYADEGDRLMVTTVPSYAAFAERYREDAVDPTANDPEVIALAQALTRDAPDDWTRAERLYDWTRTNIRYVALFLGETAAKPHRVVDILRDRYGDCKDHVALYGALLAAVGIRSEPALIGLGSVYTLPSVPGYGAAAINHAITWLPELGRFADTTAGGGIAFGFLPPSVMDRPVLLVDDGVLTRTPPTQERTRDARFDVDIDESGNAQYGYRVQDDGYAAELERNVFRRATHARAIEIAYERLRQAGLRGTASIETEPVNATSGPFAVSMTGTLEHVVWPDGMTALPALSSLGGGIASQVGTWLSNAERTQPYVCLGGTFVEHGTVTLPRNVKLVYVPSDLTIEAGSIDYTAHYVFDPVSRVVQVSRRLQADFGKQVCSPKQFDAMRDTLVRIERDLSAQIIVRASGA, from the coding sequence ATGACGATGCTCAGCCGTTGCCGCTGGCTGCCGGCTATGGTTCGCTTCGTCGCGCCGCTATTGCTTTTCGTTGCGGCGGGCGCAAGTAGGGCCGCCGACGCGGGGGCCGCGCCGGCGACGATCGAATCCGACGTTCACCGCTTTATCGTTGCGCACGACGGTTCCGTCGTCGAGGACGACGATGCGACGCTGCGAGTCGACACCGTTGCGGGTGTCGACGCTATCGCGCAGCGCTATGTCTGGTTCAACAAAGATATCGAGCATATCGATGCGCTGTCGGCCGAGTCGATCGATCCGCAAGGCGGCGTGCATCCGGTCGGCCCCGACGCGATTCGCGACGTGGAGGAGCCGCGTGCGGCCGGCGCGCCGACGTTCGAAGACGGCGTACTGCGCACGGTCATCTTTCCGGGCATCGAGCCGGGCTGGCGCGAGCGCCTGACGTTTCGTAAGTCGCGCAAAGCGGCGCAGCCCGGGATGTTCGAATATTTTGCCGTCCCTGATCGCGAGCCGGTGCTCGATCAGCGGCTCATCTTCGATCTGCCGGCCAATATGCCGCTCTATGCCGATGCGCGCGGCTATGTGGCGCGTGCGCCCGTCACGGATCACGGGCGCACGCGATACGAGTTCGATTACCGGCACGGGCCGTTCGCGCGGATCGAGCACGGGGCCGTCGGCTATGCGGACGAGGGCGATCGGTTGATGGTGACGACGGTGCCGAGCTACGCGGCGTTCGCCGAGCGGTATCGGGAGGATGCCGTCGATCCGACGGCGAACGACCCCGAAGTGATCGCGCTCGCGCAAGCATTGACGCGCGATGCGCCCGACGACTGGACCCGTGCCGAGCGCCTCTACGATTGGACGCGCACGAACATCCGCTACGTGGCGCTGTTTCTCGGCGAGACGGCGGCGAAACCGCATCGCGTCGTCGACATCCTGCGCGACCGCTACGGCGACTGCAAGGATCACGTGGCGCTGTACGGTGCGCTGCTCGCCGCAGTCGGCATTCGCAGCGAGCCTGCGCTGATCGGCCTCGGTTCGGTCTATACGCTGCCTTCCGTGCCCGGATACGGCGCGGCTGCGATCAACCACGCGATCACATGGCTTCCCGAGCTTGGACGGTTTGCCGACACGACGGCCGGCGGAGGTATCGCGTTCGGTTTTCTGCCGCCGAGCGTGATGGACCGGCCGGTGCTGCTCGTCGACGACGGCGTGCTCACGCGTACGCCGCCCACGCAGGAGCGCACGCGCGACGCCCGATTCGACGTCGACATCGATGAAAGCGGCAACGCGCAATACGGTTACCGCGTGCAGGACGACGGCTACGCGGCGGAACTCGAGCGCAACGTGTTTCGCCGCGCCACGCATGCGCGGGCCATTGAAATTGCCTATGAGCGGCTGCGGCAAGCGGGGCTGCGCGGCACGGCTTCGATCGAGACCGAGCCCGTGAATGCGACGAGCGGTCCGTTCGCGGTCTCGATGACGGGAACGTTGGAACACGTCGTCTGGCCGGATGGGATGACGGCGCTGCCGGCTCTATCGAGTCTCGGGGGCGGCATCGCCTCGCAAGTTGGAACGTGGCTGTCCAACGCCGAGCGGACCCAGCCATATGTTTGTCTTGGCGGCACCTTCGTCGAACATGGGACGGTGACGCTGCCGCGCAACGTGAAGCTCGTCTACGTGCCGTCCGACTTGACGATCGAAGCGGGATCGATCGATTACACGGCGCACTACGTGTTCGATCCTGTTTCGCGGGTGGTTCAGGTGTCGCGCCGGTTGCAGGCCGACTTCGGCAAACAAGTTTGCAGTCCTAAGCAATTCGATGCGATGCGCGACACGCTCGTGCGCATCGAGCGCGATCTATCGGCGCAAATCATCGTGCGGGCGAGCGGCGCGTGA
- a CDS encoding aminotransferase class I/II-fold pyridoxal phosphate-dependent enzyme, whose translation MTMTYEAFKALGLAIDMTRGKPAPEQLDLSQALIDDAARVGHVSRDGIDCRNYGHLLGLPEARELGAQLLGLPASHVVAAGNSSLELMHDVLAFAMLHGMGQGEPWRRAGEVAFLCPVPGYDRHFAICEALGIRMIAVPMNDDGPDMERVEALVATDPAIKGIWCTPLYSNPTGTIYSPETVQRLARMPAAAADFRLFWDDAYRFHHLTDERCRSPDIVGACADAGHPDRAIVFASTSKVTIASGGVALLASSPRNIDWWQRCVSIRTIGPDKLNQLRHVHYLRDLPTLERLMEGHRAVLQPKFEALDATLRSLLGDVPGVSWTKPKGGYFVSLYTPDGYAKRTVELAAQAGIVLTPAGAAFPYRIDPRDRHLRLAPSCPNPAQIEQAALAIALSVRRALDEGARRVA comes from the coding sequence ATGACGATGACTTACGAGGCGTTCAAGGCGCTAGGCCTTGCGATCGACATGACGCGCGGCAAGCCGGCGCCTGAGCAGCTCGACCTTTCGCAGGCTTTGATCGACGATGCGGCGCGTGTGGGACACGTCTCGCGCGACGGCATCGATTGCCGCAACTACGGTCACCTACTCGGCTTGCCCGAAGCGCGCGAACTCGGTGCGCAACTGCTTGGGTTGCCTGCTAGTCACGTCGTCGCGGCGGGCAATTCGAGTCTCGAGCTCATGCACGACGTGCTCGCCTTCGCGATGCTGCATGGGATGGGGCAAGGCGAGCCGTGGCGGCGCGCCGGCGAGGTCGCATTCCTGTGTCCCGTCCCCGGCTACGATCGCCACTTCGCGATCTGCGAAGCGCTCGGCATTCGGATGATCGCCGTGCCGATGAACGACGACGGCCCCGACATGGAGCGCGTCGAAGCGCTCGTCGCGACGGACCCTGCCATCAAGGGCATCTGGTGCACGCCGCTCTACAGCAACCCGACGGGCACGATCTACTCGCCCGAAACCGTGCAGCGCCTTGCGCGCATGCCGGCGGCGGCAGCCGATTTTCGCTTGTTCTGGGACGATGCCTACCGTTTTCATCATCTGACGGACGAGCGCTGTCGAAGTCCCGATATCGTCGGTGCGTGCGCCGACGCGGGCCATCCCGATCGAGCGATCGTGTTCGCGTCGACTTCGAAGGTCACGATCGCGAGCGGCGGAGTGGCGTTGCTCGCATCGTCGCCGCGCAATATCGATTGGTGGCAGCGTTGTGTGTCGATCCGCACGATCGGCCCCGACAAGCTGAACCAGTTGCGGCACGTGCACTATCTGCGCGATCTGCCGACGCTCGAGCGGCTGATGGAGGGGCATCGCGCCGTCTTGCAGCCGAAGTTCGAGGCGCTCGATGCAACGCTGCGCTCCTTGCTCGGCGATGTACCGGGCGTGTCGTGGACGAAGCCGAAAGGCGGCTATTTCGTGAGCTTGTATACGCCTGACGGATACGCGAAGCGGACCGTCGAACTCGCGGCGCAAGCGGGCATCGTGCTGACGCCGGCCGGCGCCGCGTTTCCGTATCGTATCGATCCGCGCGACCGGCACCTGCGCCTCGCGCCGAGCTGCCCGAATCCGGCTCAGATCGAACAGGCGGCGCTGGCGATCGCGCTGTCGGTGCGCCGCGCCTTGGATGAAGGCGCGCGGCGCGTGGCGTGA
- a CDS encoding helix-turn-helix transcriptional regulator, with amino-acid sequence MAKIALDLERALARRARDAAVGAPERRIVARGRGWTVSDVLCTCGPGDRAFEERHDAFCIALVAAGAFEYRSDAGRALMTPGAVMLGNAGECFECGHRHRAGDRCIAFHYRPEYFERLFADAGGACRAASFAAARIEPSRALAPFVAAAGTGVSAPFGVAWDEMALALAVCVVQHIDGVPSSDAKRVPCLPRAALARVVDTARWIDEAPDADLGVQRLAEHAGLSPYHFLRTFERATGVTPHQYVLRVRLRIAAQRLADAPDKIVDVALDCGFADLSNFNRAFRAEFGVTPRAYRGRWQL; translated from the coding sequence TTGGCAAAAATTGCGCTGGATCTGGAGCGTGCGCTTGCGCGGCGCGCGCGCGACGCGGCAGTCGGGGCGCCCGAGCGGCGCATCGTCGCGCGCGGACGCGGCTGGACCGTGTCCGACGTGCTCTGCACGTGCGGCCCCGGCGATCGCGCATTCGAGGAGCGCCATGACGCGTTTTGTATCGCGCTAGTGGCGGCCGGCGCATTCGAATACCGCTCGGACGCCGGGCGTGCGCTGATGACGCCCGGCGCCGTCATGCTCGGCAACGCCGGCGAGTGTTTCGAGTGTGGGCACCGTCACCGTGCCGGCGATCGCTGCATTGCGTTTCACTACCGGCCCGAGTATTTCGAGCGCCTATTTGCCGATGCGGGAGGCGCGTGCCGCGCGGCGTCGTTCGCTGCCGCGCGCATCGAGCCGTCGCGCGCGCTCGCTCCGTTCGTGGCCGCCGCGGGCACGGGCGTGAGCGCTCCGTTCGGCGTGGCTTGGGATGAGATGGCCCTGGCCTTGGCCGTGTGCGTCGTGCAGCACATCGACGGCGTGCCGTCGTCCGATGCGAAGCGTGTGCCGTGTCTGCCGCGTGCGGCGCTGGCGCGCGTCGTCGATACCGCGAGATGGATCGATGAAGCGCCCGATGCCGATCTCGGCGTCCAAAGGCTGGCCGAGCATGCGGGGCTCAGTCCTTACCATTTCCTGCGAACGTTCGAGCGCGCGACGGGCGTGACGCCGCATCAGTACGTCCTGCGCGTGCGCCTGCGTATTGCCGCGCAACGTCTGGCCGACGCACCCGACAAGATCGTCGACGTCGCGCTCGATTGCGGCTTTGCCGATCTATCGAATTTCAATCGGGCGTTCCGCGCTGAATTCGGCGTTACGCCGCGCGCCTACCGCGGGCGCTGGCAATTGTGA
- a CDS encoding LysR substrate-binding domain-containing protein: MKTLDMDVLSMVVAIADAGSFVRGAALVHRSQSAVSMQIKALEQALGKPIFERRARSVVPTQEGFVLADYARRMLALRDEAWAALVHPEVKGRVVIGVPDDYASSLLPPVLRKFSATYPKVEIQVIGLPSHALAPLVHENKVDLACMTRVKGVRGERVRLEPIIWAGAPRAPAVWRERPLPIAVFAAGSVARENAIRALKRARIAYRTSYESPSLLGLFSMVEAGLAIAPIARCAMPERFVELGRAHGLPALPPLEIVLARSARSSRPECDFLAEQLLEELRM; encoded by the coding sequence ATGAAAACGCTCGATATGGACGTGCTGTCGATGGTCGTCGCCATCGCCGATGCAGGCAGCTTCGTGCGCGGCGCCGCCCTCGTGCACCGCTCGCAGTCGGCCGTGAGCATGCAGATCAAGGCGCTCGAGCAAGCGCTCGGCAAGCCGATCTTCGAGCGGCGCGCGCGCAGCGTCGTGCCGACGCAGGAAGGGTTCGTGCTCGCCGATTACGCTCGGCGCATGCTCGCGCTGCGCGACGAAGCCTGGGCCGCGCTCGTGCATCCGGAGGTCAAGGGGCGCGTCGTCATCGGCGTGCCCGACGACTACGCGTCGTCGCTGCTGCCGCCCGTGCTGCGCAAGTTCTCGGCAACGTATCCGAAAGTCGAGATACAGGTGATCGGGCTGCCGAGTCACGCGCTCGCCCCGCTCGTCCACGAAAACAAAGTCGATCTGGCTTGCATGACGCGCGTCAAGGGCGTGCGCGGCGAGCGCGTGCGGCTCGAACCGATCATCTGGGCCGGCGCTCCACGCGCTCCGGCCGTATGGCGCGAACGCCCGTTGCCGATCGCCGTATTCGCGGCCGGCAGCGTGGCGAGAGAGAACGCGATTCGCGCGCTCAAGCGTGCGCGGATCGCCTATCGGACGTCCTACGAAAGTCCGAGCCTACTCGGCCTGTTCAGCATGGTCGAGGCCGGCCTCGCGATCGCGCCGATCGCGCGCTGCGCCATGCCCGAGCGCTTCGTCGAGCTTGGGCGCGCACACGGGCTGCCCGCGCTGCCGCCGCTCGAGATCGTGCTGGCGCGCAGCGCACGCTCGAGCCGGCCCGAATGCGACTTTCTCGCCGAGCAGCTATTGGAAGAGCTGAGAATGTGA
- a CDS encoding formimidoylglutamate deiminase, which translates to MTTDRHALFAAHAYLPQGWRRDVLLEWNDAGVLTAVVPDAPASAGIARASGPVMPGMPNLHSHAFQRAMAGLTEYRAQASDNFWSWRDLMYRFAARITPERLEAIARWLYVEMLKAGYTSVCEFHYVHHAPNGSRYANEAELGQRVVDAASQAGIGMTMLPVLYQYSGFDMRAPRPDQRRFINTPESLLDLLSTLRRARPEHGALTYGVAPHSLRAVSAASLRTLLEGLDADLPGAPIHVHIAEQTGEVEECLAATGARPVAWLLDHFDVGARWCLVHATHVDEAETAALAASGAVAGLCLTTEANLGDGVFPAQRYLEANGRIGVGSDSHVAVDWRAELRLLEYGQRLVRRQRNVLACPTRPQVAERLFDAALAGGAQASGRAVGALAPGCRADWLVLDAEHPSLYGREPDDWLAGVVFCEHGGSPIAEVHTGGRRVVHGGRHEDEARAYEAYCEALAHLLA; encoded by the coding sequence GTGACGACCGATCGCCACGCACTCTTTGCCGCGCACGCTTACCTGCCCCAGGGCTGGCGGCGCGACGTGCTGCTCGAATGGAACGACGCGGGCGTCCTGACCGCCGTCGTTCCCGATGCGCCGGCAAGCGCGGGCATCGCGCGCGCGAGCGGGCCGGTCATGCCCGGGATGCCGAACTTGCACTCGCATGCGTTTCAGCGCGCGATGGCGGGACTGACCGAGTATCGCGCGCAGGCGAGCGACAACTTTTGGAGCTGGCGTGATCTGATGTACCGATTCGCCGCGCGCATTACGCCTGAACGGCTTGAAGCGATCGCGCGATGGCTTTACGTCGAAATGCTCAAGGCCGGTTATACGTCGGTCTGCGAGTTTCATTACGTGCACCATGCGCCAAACGGCAGTCGCTACGCGAACGAGGCCGAACTCGGGCAGCGCGTCGTCGACGCCGCGTCGCAAGCCGGTATCGGAATGACGATGCTGCCTGTGCTCTATCAATACAGCGGTTTTGACATGCGCGCGCCACGGCCCGATCAGCGGCGCTTCATCAACACGCCGGAGTCGTTGCTCGATCTGTTGTCGACGTTGCGTCGCGCTCGGCCCGAGCATGGCGCGTTGACGTACGGCGTAGCGCCGCATTCGCTGCGCGCGGTATCGGCGGCGTCGTTGCGCACGTTGTTGGAAGGGCTCGACGCCGATTTGCCGGGCGCACCGATTCACGTTCATATCGCCGAGCAGACGGGCGAAGTGGAGGAGTGTCTCGCGGCAACCGGCGCTCGGCCTGTCGCGTGGCTGCTCGACCATTTCGACGTCGGCGCGCGCTGGTGTCTCGTGCATGCGACGCACGTCGACGAAGCCGAGACGGCCGCGCTGGCGGCGAGCGGCGCCGTGGCGGGTCTTTGTTTGACCACGGAGGCGAATCTCGGCGACGGCGTCTTTCCCGCGCAGCGATACCTCGAAGCGAACGGACGCATCGGCGTAGGCTCGGACAGCCATGTCGCCGTCGATTGGCGGGCGGAGCTGCGGCTGCTCGAATACGGGCAGCGTCTCGTGCGGCGGCAGCGCAATGTGCTTGCCTGCCCGACCCGGCCGCAGGTGGCCGAGCGTTTGTTCGACGCGGCCCTGGCGGGCGGTGCGCAAGCGAGCGGCCGCGCAGTCGGCGCGTTGGCGCCGGGCTGCCGCGCCGATTGGCTCGTGCTCGATGCGGAGCATCCGAGTCTTTACGGGCGTGAGCCGGACGACTGGCTCGCCGGCGTCGTATTTTGCGAACACGGCGGCTCGCCGATCGCCGAAGTTCATACGGGTGGGCGCCGCGTCGTGCACGGTGGTCGGCACGAGGACGAGGCGCGCGCCTATGAGGCGTATTGCGAGGCGCTCGCGCATCTGCTGGCGTAG
- a CDS encoding HutD/Ves family protein: MSKQSHAVEPVTSPEPRIVRASALKAAPWKNGGGVTREIAAYPVGASLETFVWRVSVADVEQAGPFSRFLGIDRTLVLLAGVGMDLIEAAGAVHALREPLSIARFDGEAALEARLVGGATRDFNLMVRRDRASAVLEVWRGAGRHTLDADAALVFCARGSLDLRFASTAQSLGRVVGVASAPHGPATLSAMDTLVLDAPRQLACDVTGDGAALAVLIRYV; encoded by the coding sequence ATGAGCAAGCAGTCCCATGCGGTGGAGCCCGTCACCTCGCCCGAGCCGCGCATCGTTCGCGCGAGCGCGTTGAAGGCCGCGCCATGGAAGAACGGCGGCGGCGTGACGCGCGAGATCGCTGCCTATCCGGTGGGGGCGAGCCTCGAGACGTTCGTCTGGCGCGTGAGCGTGGCCGACGTCGAGCAAGCGGGCCCATTCTCGCGATTTCTCGGCATCGACCGGACGCTGGTGCTGCTGGCCGGCGTGGGGATGGATTTGATCGAGGCGGCTGGTGCCGTGCATGCGTTGAGGGAGCCGCTGTCGATCGCACGATTCGATGGAGAGGCGGCGCTCGAGGCGCGGCTCGTCGGCGGCGCGACGCGCGACTTCAATCTGATGGTGCGGCGCGATCGGGCGAGCGCCGTGCTCGAAGTGTGGCGCGGGGCGGGCCGGCATACGCTCGATGCGGACGCCGCGCTCGTGTTTTGCGCGCGTGGCTCGCTCGACCTTCGTTTTGCGAGCACGGCGCAAAGTCTTGGGCGTGTCGTGGGTGTTGCAAGCGCGCCGCATGGGCCGGCGACGTTGTCGGCGATGGATACGCTCGTGCTCGACGCCCCGCGCCAACTCGCGTGCGACGTGACGGGGGACGGCGCCGCGCTTGCCGTGCTCATTCGTTACGTGTGA
- the hutI gene encoding imidazolonepropionase has product MTDLVWQHLNLCPNGDPGETIADAALVVRNGTIAWLGAARDLPREFDAWPREGLGGAWVTPSLVDCHTHLVYGGNRADEFALRLAGASYEEIARRGGGIVSTVSATRAADEAALIASAAARLEPLLAEGVGAIEIKSGYGLELASERKTLRVARSLGQRYPVSVYTTFLGAHALPPEYAGRADAYIDEVCERMLPALADEGLVDAVDVFCERIGFTLAQSERVFEAAVRCGLPVKIHAEQLSLAGGAALAARYRALSADHLEFLDEAGVQAMKEAGTVAVLLPGAYYFVRETQLPPIDLLRRYDVPIALATDSNPGTSPATSLLAMLNLGCTLFRLTVPEVLQGVTRHAARALGRGERHGELAPGRAADFVVWSVATLAELAYWIGRPLAARVVRAGSTVYIAPASPWVACIDARRDGCVGRDRRQGA; this is encoded by the coding sequence ATGACCGATTTGGTTTGGCAGCATCTGAATCTGTGCCCGAACGGCGACCCCGGAGAGACGATCGCAGATGCCGCGCTCGTCGTGCGCAACGGCACGATCGCGTGGCTCGGCGCCGCGCGCGATCTGCCGCGCGAGTTCGATGCCTGGCCGCGCGAAGGCCTCGGCGGCGCGTGGGTCACGCCGAGTCTCGTCGATTGCCACACGCATCTCGTCTACGGCGGCAATCGAGCCGACGAATTCGCATTGCGGCTCGCGGGTGCGAGCTACGAAGAGATCGCGCGGCGCGGCGGGGGCATCGTGTCGACGGTGAGCGCGACGCGCGCGGCCGATGAAGCCGCGTTGATCGCGTCGGCCGCGGCGCGGCTCGAGCCGCTGCTTGCCGAAGGTGTCGGCGCGATCGAGATCAAATCGGGCTATGGGCTCGAGCTGGCGAGTGAGCGCAAGACGTTGCGCGTGGCGCGCTCGCTCGGGCAGCGCTACCCCGTGTCCGTCTATACGACGTTTCTCGGCGCCCACGCGTTGCCGCCCGAATACGCGGGACGTGCCGATGCCTATATCGACGAGGTGTGCGAACGGATGTTGCCGGCGTTGGCCGACGAAGGACTCGTCGATGCCGTCGATGTTTTCTGCGAGCGCATCGGGTTCACGCTCGCGCAGAGCGAGCGTGTGTTCGAGGCCGCCGTGCGCTGCGGTTTGCCCGTGAAGATCCACGCCGAACAGTTGAGTCTTGCCGGCGGCGCGGCGCTCGCGGCACGCTATCGCGCGTTGTCGGCCGATCATCTCGAGTTTCTCGACGAAGCCGGCGTTCAAGCGATGAAAGAGGCGGGGACGGTCGCCGTGCTGCTGCCCGGCGCTTACTATTTCGTCCGTGAGACGCAATTGCCGCCGATCGATTTGCTGCGCCGCTACGATGTGCCGATCGCGCTGGCGACCGACAGCAACCCCGGCACGTCGCCGGCCACGTCGCTATTGGCGATGCTCAATCTCGGCTGCACGCTGTTTCGTCTGACGGTGCCCGAAGTGCTGCAGGGCGTCACGCGTCATGCGGCGCGCGCGTTGGGCCGCGGCGAGCGCCACGGCGAGCTTGCGCCGGGCCGTGCAGCCGATTTCGTCGTATGGTCCGTTGCTACGCTGGCCGAGCTGGCATATTGGATCGGCCGCCCGCTGGCGGCGCGCGTCGTGCGCGCGGGGTCAACGGTCTACATCGCGCCCGCCTCGCCGTGGGTGGCATGCATCGACGCGCGGCGCGACGGATGCGTTGGGCGCGATCGGCGCCAAGGAGCGTGA
- a CDS encoding addiction module antidote protein: MKPVKIARFDAADYLDSEEAIAAYINAALEEGDADLLMAAIADVAKARGIAKVASDAGVGRESLYKTLAPGSQPKLETVFKLMRALGVKLTAAPDTAHA; this comes from the coding sequence ATGAAACCGGTCAAGATTGCACGATTCGATGCAGCCGACTATCTCGACAGCGAGGAAGCGATCGCAGCGTACATCAATGCGGCGCTGGAGGAAGGGGACGCCGATCTCCTCATGGCCGCGATCGCCGACGTTGCGAAGGCTCGCGGTATCGCGAAGGTGGCATCCGACGCGGGTGTCGGACGCGAAAGCTTATATAAAACGCTCGCACCAGGCTCCCAACCCAAGCTCGAAACCGTGTTCAAACTAATGCGCGCACTCGGCGTCAAACTGACCGCCGCACCGGATACGGCGCACGCCTAA
- a CDS encoding glutathione S-transferase family protein: MDYRLYYSAGACSMAVHIVLEEIGVPFAVREVSVARGENRRADYLAINPKGFVPALEISGEPKILTELPAILVYLARRYPEAGLLPHSSAIDEARVLEWLVWLVGWVHGVGYGEIWRPERFSAQDTSPHEALGANGRRVVQEAYAKIEHTLADGRTWAAASGYSIVDPFLLVLYRWGNRIGLPMRTHYAAWTALTGRILERSAVQRVLEREGVAIE, encoded by the coding sequence ATGGACTATCGACTCTATTACTCGGCCGGCGCTTGCTCGATGGCCGTTCACATCGTGCTCGAAGAAATCGGCGTGCCGTTCGCGGTGCGAGAGGTGTCGGTCGCACGCGGCGAAAATCGTCGAGCCGACTATCTCGCGATCAATCCGAAAGGCTTCGTGCCGGCGCTCGAAATCTCGGGCGAGCCGAAAATTCTGACCGAGTTGCCGGCGATTCTCGTCTACCTTGCCAGGCGGTACCCCGAGGCAGGGTTGTTGCCGCACTCGAGCGCGATCGACGAAGCGCGCGTCCTCGAATGGCTCGTGTGGCTCGTGGGATGGGTGCACGGCGTCGGGTATGGCGAAATCTGGCGGCCTGAACGATTCAGCGCGCAAGATACCTCGCCGCACGAAGCGCTTGGCGCGAACGGTCGCCGCGTCGTGCAGGAGGCTTACGCGAAGATCGAACACACACTCGCCGATGGGCGTACGTGGGCCGCGGCGAGCGGCTATTCGATCGTCGATCCGTTCCTGCTCGTGCTCTATCGATGGGGCAATCGAATCGGCTTACCGATGCGCACGCACTACGCGGCGTGGACCGCGCTGACCGGACGAATCCTCGAACGCTCTGCGGTGCAGCGCGTGCTCGAGCGTGAGGGGGTCGCGATTGAATAA